In Halomonas alkalicola, the following proteins share a genomic window:
- a CDS encoding single-stranded DNA-binding protein, with protein MARGVNKVILIGNLGQDPEVRFMPSGAPVANLRLATTDTWMDKQSGQRQERTEWHSLVLFNKLAEIAQQYLKKGSKVYVEGRLQTRKWQGQDGQDRYSTEIVVNDMQMLDSRGGGDFQGGGQAPQGGYQGGQYGGGAPQQGGGFGGQPQQGGYGGAPQPAGNFGGGQPQGGGAPQRPAQPQQRPAPPQQGQQQGNQQGNYGAPDPGSFDDFDDEIPF; from the coding sequence ATGGCCCGTGGCGTCAACAAGGTCATTCTGATCGGCAACCTGGGACAGGATCCCGAGGTTCGCTTCATGCCCTCCGGGGCCCCGGTGGCCAACCTGCGGCTGGCCACCACCGATACCTGGATGGACAAGCAGAGCGGCCAGCGCCAGGAGCGCACCGAGTGGCACAGCCTGGTGCTGTTCAACAAGCTGGCCGAGATCGCCCAGCAGTACCTCAAGAAGGGCAGCAAGGTCTACGTCGAGGGCCGCCTGCAGACCCGCAAGTGGCAGGGTCAGGACGGCCAGGATCGCTACAGCACCGAGATCGTGGTCAACGACATGCAGATGCTCGACTCTCGTGGCGGCGGTGATTTCCAGGGCGGTGGCCAGGCCCCGCAGGGCGGCTATCAGGGTGGCCAGTACGGTGGTGGTGCGCCCCAGCAGGGCGGCGGCTTCGGTGGCCAGCCCCAGCAGGGGGGCTACGGCGGCGCGCCGCAGCCGGCCGGCAACTTCGGCGGCGGCCAGCCCCAGGGTGGCGGTGCTCCCCAGCGTCCGGCCCAGCCCCAGCAGCGCCCCGCGCCGCCCCAGCAGGGGCAGCAGCAGGGCAACCAGCAGGGCAACTACGGGGCGCCGGATCCGGGCAGCTTCGACGACTTCGATGACGAGATTCCGTTCTAA
- a CDS encoding sugar nucleotide-binding protein has protein sequence MKLLILDAGHCLSLALAREANRRTDTELVIDAGSVIDAERLAEVAPDALVIPPLSRPIRAAPAEVTAHAEAVERCMEVCREAGVALVWCVSDQLYEDGFAEPIDEHVIPRPRDESLRRLVTTGDRIRAECPRHLIVRLGPLFALEGGHAWLGELIDTLVAGREVRGEADVTCCPTSADAVAMSLIGMLQQQHCGAEAWGSYHLAGTEPVSVYTFVSMVRTQLATRLEGLGERVALGEVKAMHHHHDHPLRRVLNCRRVLEVFGVHQKPWRLEVGRMLDAWCEANRRDPEPPEEPSSP, from the coding sequence GTGAAGCTGCTGATACTGGATGCCGGCCACTGCCTGAGCCTGGCCCTGGCTCGCGAGGCCAACCGGCGCACCGATACCGAGCTGGTCATCGACGCCGGCAGCGTGATCGATGCCGAGCGGCTCGCCGAGGTGGCGCCGGATGCGCTGGTCATCCCCCCGCTGTCGCGCCCCATCCGCGCCGCGCCGGCGGAGGTCACCGCCCACGCCGAGGCGGTGGAGCGGTGCATGGAGGTGTGCCGGGAGGCCGGGGTGGCGCTGGTGTGGTGCGTCTCCGACCAGCTCTACGAGGATGGCTTCGCCGAGCCCATCGACGAGCACGTCATCCCGCGGCCCCGGGACGAGAGCCTGCGCCGCCTGGTGACCACCGGCGATCGCATCCGCGCCGAGTGTCCGCGCCACCTGATCGTGCGGCTGGGGCCCCTGTTCGCCCTCGAGGGCGGCCATGCCTGGCTGGGAGAGCTGATCGATACCCTGGTGGCCGGGCGCGAGGTGCGCGGCGAGGCCGACGTCACCTGCTGCCCCACCTCGGCGGACGCCGTGGCCATGTCGCTGATCGGCATGCTCCAGCAGCAGCACTGCGGCGCCGAGGCCTGGGGCAGCTACCACCTGGCCGGTACCGAGCCAGTCAGCGTCTACACCTTCGTCTCCATGGTGCGTACCCAGCTCGCCACCCGGCTCGAGGGGCTCGGCGAGCGGGTCGCCCTGGGCGAGGTGAAGGCTATGCACCACCACCATGACCATCCGCTGCGCCGGGTGCTCAACTGCCGGCGGGTGCTGGAGGTATTCGGCGTCCACCAGAAACCCTGGCGGCTGGAGGTGGGGCGGATGCTCGATGCCTGGTGCGAGGCCAACCGTCGCGACCCCGAGCCGCCGGAGGAACCGTCGTCCCCATGA
- a CDS encoding lysophospholipid acyltransferase family protein yields MNVLRSLLFYVGYFLIMLVCGVLFLPLAPLLPLGSRYRLLNVYNHLITAWFRWACGVRYEIRGRERLPAGPCVILANHQCEWETIYLQILKPPVCTVLKQELLRIPLFGWGLRLLHPIALDRSRPARAMKQVLTQGKQRLDEGLSVLIFPEGTRVAPGHRKRYNKSGAVIACRAGVPVVPVAHNAGERWPGRHWVKNPGRLSLVVGPPIETDGRTPEEVLVEVEAWIEARLAEISEVPRPAAAGGEAAPLEVSARR; encoded by the coding sequence ATGAATGTCCTGCGCAGCCTGCTCTTCTACGTCGGCTACTTCCTGATCATGCTGGTGTGCGGGGTGCTCTTCCTGCCGCTGGCGCCGCTGCTGCCGCTCGGCAGCCGCTACCGCCTGCTCAACGTCTACAACCACCTGATCACCGCCTGGTTTCGCTGGGCGTGCGGGGTGCGCTACGAGATCCGTGGGCGCGAGCGGCTGCCCGCGGGGCCCTGCGTGATCCTGGCCAACCACCAGTGCGAGTGGGAGACCATCTACCTGCAGATCCTCAAGCCGCCGGTGTGCACCGTGCTCAAGCAGGAGCTGCTGCGCATCCCGCTGTTCGGCTGGGGGCTGCGCCTGCTGCACCCCATCGCCCTGGATCGCTCCCGTCCCGCCCGGGCCATGAAGCAGGTACTCACCCAGGGCAAGCAGCGCCTGGACGAGGGGCTCTCGGTGCTGATCTTCCCGGAGGGGACCCGGGTGGCTCCGGGGCACCGCAAGCGCTACAACAAGAGCGGGGCGGTGATCGCCTGCCGCGCCGGGGTGCCGGTGGTGCCGGTGGCCCACAACGCCGGCGAGCGCTGGCCGGGGCGCCACTGGGTCAAGAACCCGGGGCGGCTGTCGCTGGTGGTGGGGCCGCCCATCGAGACCGATGGCCGCACGCCGGAGGAGGTGCTGGTCGAGGTCGAGGCGTGGATCGAGGCGCGGCTGGCCGAGATCTCCGAGGTGCCGCGCCCGGCCGCCGCGGGGGGCGAGGCGGCTCCGCTCGAGGTGTCCGCCAGGCGCTGA
- the fabA gene encoding 3-hydroxyacyl-[acyl-carrier-protein] dehydratase FabA, giving the protein MTKQHSFDREELLACSRGELFGPGNAQLPAPNMLMLDRITRIYEDGGDFGKGELIAELDIHPDLWFFDCHFPGDPVMPGCLGLDAMWQLVGFYLGWLGNPGRGRALGCGEVKFTGQILPDAKKVTYKIDIKRIITRRLILGIADGTVSVDGRDIYQATDLRVGLFTSTANF; this is encoded by the coding sequence GTGACCAAGCAACACTCCTTTGATCGCGAAGAACTGCTGGCCTGCTCCCGCGGCGAGCTGTTCGGCCCCGGCAATGCCCAGCTGCCTGCCCCCAACATGCTGATGCTCGACCGCATCACCCGCATCTACGAGGATGGCGGTGACTTCGGCAAGGGCGAGCTGATCGCCGAGCTGGATATCCACCCCGACCTGTGGTTCTTCGACTGCCACTTCCCCGGCGACCCGGTGATGCCCGGCTGCCTGGGCCTTGACGCCATGTGGCAGCTGGTCGGCTTCTATCTGGGCTGGCTCGGCAACCCCGGCCGCGGCCGCGCCCTGGGCTGTGGCGAGGTGAAGTTCACCGGCCAGATCCTGCCCGATGCCAAGAAGGTCACCTACAAGATCGATATCAAGCGCATCATCACCCGGCGCCTGATCCTCGGTATCGCCGACGGCACCGTGTCGGTCGATGGCCGCGATATCTACCAGGCCACCGACCTGCGCGTGGGCCTGTTCACCTCCACCGCGAACTTCTGA
- a CDS encoding DUF2878 domain-containing protein: MAMVSALRQPATRRSLLNLAAFELGWLACVLGGSWVAVPAAALLLGLHLAWQARPGEWRWLAGFAALGLAVDGGLTLAGGFEFGDQPLAFGVLPLWLWLLWPLFATLLHHSLAWLWQRPWLAVLGGAISGPFSYYAGARLADVTLAPWLLPAQALVWGLLCLWLTVRLGHGERSRA, from the coding sequence ATGGCCATGGTCTCGGCCCTGCGCCAGCCCGCCACCCGGCGCAGCCTGCTCAACCTGGCGGCCTTCGAGCTGGGCTGGCTGGCCTGCGTGCTGGGGGGCTCCTGGGTCGCGGTGCCGGCCGCCGCTCTCCTCCTGGGCCTTCACCTGGCCTGGCAGGCGCGGCCCGGCGAGTGGCGCTGGCTGGCCGGCTTCGCGGCGCTGGGGCTGGCGGTGGACGGTGGGCTCACGCTGGCCGGCGGCTTCGAGTTCGGCGACCAGCCGCTCGCCTTCGGGGTGCTGCCGCTCTGGCTGTGGCTGCTGTGGCCGCTCTTCGCCACCCTGCTCCACCACTCCCTGGCCTGGCTGTGGCAGCGCCCCTGGCTCGCCGTGCTGGGCGGCGCCATCAGCGGCCCCTTCTCCTACTACGCCGGCGCCCGCCTCGCCGATGTGACCCTCGCCCCCTGGCTGCTGCCCGCGCAGGCGCTGGTGTGGGGGCTGCTCTGCCTGTGGTTAACCGTTCGCCTCGGCCACGGCGAGCGCTCCCGCGCCTGA
- a CDS encoding SAM-dependent methyltransferase translates to MNTLRSASTTRPLVEEADRLTRWLRPRLLDQLDRLEGGQVTLIEGHRRHQLGQGGPLKVTLVVRDSRAWKRLALGGAVGAAEAYMDGDWDTDDLVALVQLLAANLERVNGEMENGTARLGRWLLSALYRLQRNSLKGSRRNIAAHYDIGNELFATFLDARHLMYSSAVFPYPEASLEEASTFKLDLMLDRLDVRPEHHLLEIGTGWGGLAIHAARTRGCRVTTTTISEEQYAHTARRIEEEGLGDRITLLKQDYRELEGRFDRLISVEMIEAVGHQYLDTYLATLDRLLADDGLAMLQAITIRDQRFEAAKREMDFIKRYIFPGGFLPSHRAILDGLARRTSMNVLSLDEIGTHYARTLREWRHRFEANLERVRKLGYDERFIRMWRYYLCYCEGGFLERSIGTCHLLLAKPGARPAPLTGSH, encoded by the coding sequence GTGAACACCCTGCGCTCTGCAAGCACCACCCGCCCCCTCGTGGAGGAGGCCGACCGCCTGACCCGCTGGCTGCGCCCCCGGCTGCTCGACCAGCTCGACCGCCTGGAGGGCGGCCAGGTGACCCTGATCGAGGGGCACCGCCGCCACCAGCTGGGCCAGGGTGGCCCCCTGAAGGTCACCCTGGTGGTGCGCGACAGCCGCGCCTGGAAGCGCCTGGCGCTGGGCGGCGCCGTGGGCGCCGCCGAGGCCTATATGGACGGGGACTGGGATACCGATGATCTGGTGGCCCTGGTGCAGCTGCTCGCCGCCAACCTGGAACGGGTCAACGGCGAGATGGAGAACGGCACCGCCCGCCTGGGCCGCTGGCTGCTCTCCGCGCTCTATCGCCTGCAGCGCAACAGCCTCAAGGGCTCGCGGCGCAACATCGCCGCCCACTACGACATCGGCAACGAACTCTTCGCCACCTTCCTGGACGCACGCCACCTGATGTACTCCAGCGCCGTCTTCCCCTACCCGGAGGCGAGCCTGGAGGAGGCCTCCACCTTCAAGCTGGACCTGATGCTGGACCGCCTCGACGTGCGGCCCGAGCACCACCTGCTGGAGATCGGCACCGGCTGGGGGGGACTGGCCATCCACGCCGCGCGCACCCGCGGCTGCCGGGTCACCACCACCACCATCTCCGAGGAGCAGTACGCCCATACCGCGCGGCGCATCGAGGAGGAGGGACTCGGGGATCGCATCACCCTGCTCAAGCAGGACTATCGGGAGCTCGAGGGGCGTTTCGATCGGCTGATCTCGGTGGAGATGATCGAGGCGGTGGGGCACCAGTACCTGGACACCTACCTGGCCACCCTGGACCGCCTGCTGGCCGACGATGGCCTGGCCATGCTGCAGGCCATCACCATCCGCGACCAGCGCTTCGAGGCGGCCAAGCGCGAGATGGACTTCATCAAGCGCTACATCTTCCCGGGCGGCTTCCTGCCCTCCCACCGCGCCATCCTCGACGGCCTGGCCCGGCGCACCTCGATGAACGTGCTGTCCCTGGACGAGATCGGCACCCACTACGCGCGCACCCTGCGCGAATGGCGCCACCGCTTCGAGGCCAACCTCGAGCGGGTGCGCAAGCTGGGCTATGACGAGCGCTTCATCCGCATGTGGCGCTACTACCTCTGCTACTGCGAGGGCGGTTTCCTGGAGCGCAGCATCGGCACCTGCCACCTGCTGCTGGCCAAGCCTGGCGCACGCCCCGCTCCGCTGACCGGCAGCCACTGA
- a CDS encoding DUF1365 domain-containing protein — translation MSHAPRSRIYRGSLRHRRFLPRHHAFSYQVWMAWLDLDELPGLFDGVPGFSARRPALARFRREDYLKDYLKDDLKDDLKGELTPHDRPLKQAVREELERQLGFAPDGRICLLTQLRTFGVGFNPISLYYAFDAEGELRAVLGEVTNVPWGERMRYACAVEPARRVHQATFDKAMHVSPFNPMDMVYRWRFNTPEERLLMHMETWQGEACHFDATLTLEARPATRGVLLATLARQPWISLKTLAGIHFEALRLWLKRVPIHDHPGPDPSSRKERST, via the coding sequence ATGAGCCACGCGCCCCGCTCGCGAATCTATCGCGGCAGCCTGCGCCACCGGCGCTTCCTGCCGCGCCACCACGCCTTCTCCTACCAGGTGTGGATGGCCTGGCTGGACCTGGACGAGCTTCCCGGGCTCTTCGACGGGGTGCCCGGCTTCAGCGCCCGGCGCCCGGCGCTGGCACGCTTCCGGCGCGAGGACTATCTCAAGGACTATCTCAAGGACGATCTCAAGGACGACCTCAAGGGCGAGCTCACCCCCCATGACCGCCCCCTCAAGCAGGCGGTACGCGAGGAGCTGGAGCGCCAGTTGGGCTTCGCCCCCGATGGCCGCATCTGCCTGCTGACCCAGCTGCGCACCTTCGGCGTCGGCTTCAACCCGATCTCGCTCTATTACGCCTTCGATGCCGAAGGCGAGCTGCGCGCCGTGCTCGGCGAGGTGACCAACGTGCCCTGGGGCGAGCGCATGCGCTACGCCTGCGCGGTGGAGCCGGCTCGCCGCGTCCACCAGGCGACCTTCGACAAGGCGATGCACGTCTCGCCCTTCAACCCCATGGACATGGTCTACCGCTGGCGCTTCAACACTCCGGAAGAGCGCCTGCTGATGCACATGGAGACCTGGCAGGGCGAGGCGTGCCACTTCGACGCCACCCTGACCCTGGAGGCCCGGCCGGCGACCCGGGGCGTGCTGCTCGCCACCCTGGCACGCCAGCCCTGGATCAGTCTCAAGACCCTGGCCGGCATCCACTTCGAGGCCCTGCGCCTGTGGCTCAAGCGCGTGCCGATCCACGACCACCCCGGCCCAGACCCGAGTTCCCGCAAGGAGAGGTCCACGTGA
- a CDS encoding NAD(P)/FAD-dependent oxidoreductase has product MTAFHRHPGAPEPSRRIAVIGSGIGGMAAAWYLSGRHQVTLFEAADRLGGHTATVDVELDGRHYAIDTGFIVFNDWTYPHFRRLLAQLGVPSQPTEMSFSVHETARDFEYNGHTLASLFAQRRNLLRPSFYRLLRDILRFNREATRALEAGTLDPAMTLGEWLETNGYNDAFQRHYLLPMGAAIWSASLQDLRDFPLQFFVRFFRHHGLLSVNDRPQWYTLVGGSRSYIPALTAPYADRIRLSTPVQGIRRLVDGVELHTAAGTERFDEVVLACHADQALALLEDPTPTEREVLAALPYQDNEVVLHTDTRLLPRRRRAWASWNYRLDGRGADERISVTYDMNILQRLAAPHTFCVTLNDGDAIDPDKVLGRFTYAHPQFTLAGEAAKARHAEISGPAFRTHYCGAYWRNGFHEDGVWSALRVARGLGCDEEGPSLVAGVPAAAPASLEGSAA; this is encoded by the coding sequence ATGACCGCCTTCCATCGCCACCCCGGGGCGCCGGAGCCCTCCCGCCGCATCGCCGTGATCGGCAGCGGCATCGGCGGCATGGCCGCCGCCTGGTACCTCTCCGGCCGCCACCAGGTGACCCTCTTCGAGGCCGCCGACCGCCTGGGCGGCCACACCGCCACCGTGGATGTCGAGCTGGACGGCAGGCACTACGCGATCGATACCGGCTTCATCGTCTTCAACGACTGGACCTACCCCCACTTCCGGCGCCTGCTGGCGCAACTCGGGGTGCCCTCCCAGCCCACCGAGATGAGCTTCTCGGTGCACGAGACAGCACGAGACTTCGAGTACAACGGCCACACCCTGGCGAGCCTCTTCGCCCAGCGTCGCAACCTGCTGCGCCCGAGCTTCTACCGCCTGCTGCGCGACATCCTGCGCTTCAACCGCGAGGCGACCCGGGCGCTGGAGGCCGGCACCCTGGACCCGGCCATGACCCTCGGCGAGTGGCTCGAGACCAACGGCTACAATGACGCCTTCCAGCGCCACTACCTGCTGCCCATGGGAGCCGCCATCTGGTCGGCGAGCCTGCAGGACCTGCGCGACTTCCCGCTGCAGTTCTTCGTGCGCTTCTTCCGCCACCACGGCCTGTTGTCGGTGAACGACCGCCCCCAGTGGTACACCCTGGTGGGTGGCTCACGGAGCTATATCCCGGCGCTCACCGCCCCCTACGCCGACCGCATCCGGCTCTCGACGCCGGTGCAGGGCATCCGCCGCCTGGTCGACGGGGTCGAGCTGCACACCGCTGCCGGCACCGAGCGCTTCGACGAGGTGGTGCTGGCCTGCCACGCCGACCAGGCCCTGGCCCTGCTGGAGGACCCGACGCCCACCGAGCGCGAGGTCCTCGCCGCGCTGCCCTACCAGGACAACGAGGTGGTGCTGCACACCGATACGCGCCTGCTGCCCCGCCGGCGGCGCGCCTGGGCGAGCTGGAACTACCGCCTCGACGGGCGCGGCGCCGACGAGCGCATCTCGGTGACCTATGACATGAACATCCTCCAGCGCCTGGCGGCGCCCCACACCTTCTGCGTCACCCTCAACGATGGTGACGCCATCGACCCGGACAAGGTGCTGGGACGCTTCACCTACGCCCACCCCCAGTTCACCCTGGCCGGCGAGGCGGCCAAGGCGCGCCACGCCGAGATCTCGGGTCCCGCCTTCCGCACCCACTACTGCGGCGCCTACTGGCGCAACGGCTTCCACGAGGATGGGGTGTGGAGCGCGCTGCGGGTGGCCCGTGGCCTGGGCTGCGACGAGGAGGGGCCGAGCCTGGTGGCAGGCGTGCCCGCGGCGGCGCCCGCCTCCCTCGAGGGCAGCGCGGCATGA
- a CDS encoding SDR family NAD(P)-dependent oxidoreductase: MSLSGTQRIWLTGATSGIGRALAERLLADGHRVALSARGEADLEALAAGRDNALLLPLDVSDRAAVARAGERIAEAFGGLDLALLNAGTCEYLEAGRFDVDLVERVFAPNFHGAVYCIDAALPLLRRARAEGGRPLLAATSSAAAYLPLPRAEAYGASKAALSHFLEALRLDLHGEGIGVSLIHPGFVKTPLTDRNDFAMPLRIEADQAAEAILDGLARRRLDIHFPRRFTLLVKLMGILPPALRHRLGLRLVRTATTTETAP; the protein is encoded by the coding sequence ATGTCCCTATCCGGCACCCAGCGCATCTGGCTCACCGGCGCCACCTCCGGCATCGGCCGCGCCCTCGCCGAGCGCCTGCTGGCCGATGGCCACCGGGTCGCGCTCAGCGCCCGGGGCGAGGCCGACCTCGAGGCGCTGGCCGCCGGGCGCGACAACGCCCTGCTGCTGCCCCTGGACGTGAGCGACCGCGCCGCGGTGGCCCGCGCCGGCGAGCGGATCGCCGAGGCGTTCGGTGGCCTCGACCTGGCGCTGCTCAATGCCGGCACCTGCGAATACCTGGAGGCCGGCCGGTTCGACGTCGACCTGGTGGAGCGGGTCTTCGCCCCGAACTTCCACGGCGCCGTTTACTGCATCGATGCGGCCCTGCCGCTCTTGCGCCGGGCCCGCGCCGAGGGCGGCCGGCCGCTGCTCGCCGCCACCTCCAGCGCCGCGGCCTATCTGCCGCTGCCCCGCGCCGAGGCCTACGGCGCCTCCAAGGCGGCGCTCAGCCACTTCCTCGAGGCCCTGCGCCTGGACCTCCACGGCGAGGGCATCGGCGTCAGCCTGATCCACCCCGGCTTCGTGAAGACTCCGCTCACCGATCGCAACGACTTCGCGATGCCGCTGCGCATCGAGGCCGACCAGGCCGCCGAAGCGATCCTCGACGGGCTCGCCCGCCGCCGCCTGGACATCCACTTCCCGCGCCGCTTCACCCTGCTGGTGAAGCTGATGGGCATCCTGCCCCCGGCGCTGCGCCACCGCCTGGGCCTGCGCCTGGTGCGCACGGCCACCACCACGGAGACCGCTCCATGA
- a CDS encoding nuclear transport factor 2 family protein, whose protein sequence is MAATADQRLEAFCAFFNKPDKSCTKDLYEFYTPDVLFIDPLHRIEGARALERYFATLYENVTACRFDFHERQRSGDQAFATWTMHLTHPRLDGGREIRVSGCSHLTFAADGRVARHQDYFDAGAMLYERLPLLGGAIRLVKRRLDG, encoded by the coding sequence ATGGCAGCGACAGCAGACCAGCGGCTGGAGGCCTTCTGCGCCTTCTTCAATAAGCCAGACAAGAGCTGTACAAAAGATCTCTACGAGTTCTATACTCCCGATGTGCTCTTTATAGACCCGCTTCACCGGATAGAGGGCGCAAGAGCCCTGGAACGCTACTTCGCGACCCTGTACGAGAACGTGACAGCGTGCCGCTTCGACTTTCACGAGCGACAGCGTTCGGGCGATCAGGCCTTCGCCACCTGGACCATGCACCTGACCCATCCGCGGCTCGATGGGGGGCGCGAGATACGGGTATCGGGCTGTTCGCACCTGACCTTCGCTGCGGATGGCCGGGTGGCCCGGCACCAGGACTACTTCGACGCCGGCGCCATGCTCTACGAGCGCCTGCCGCTGCTCGGCGGCGCCATCCGCCTGGTGAAACGACGACTCGACGGCTGA